The Trichomycterus rosablanca isolate fTriRos1 chromosome 15, fTriRos1.hap1, whole genome shotgun sequence genome contains a region encoding:
- the lipt1 gene encoding lipoyltransferase 1, mitochondrial, giving the protein MNESFLWLIMILRTLSGLSVRAGHFSGLVRHQSTLHLHFNETGNVGLIIKSSSADIFENLALEDWIHDRIDMQNRSILLLWRNASAVVIGRHQNPWQECNLGLLRRMGIPVARRRSGGGTVYHDMGNLNMTFFTSKKKYDRHRNLGVVTGALKELRPDLDVRSTDRFDIVLDGVYKISGTAAKLGRTSAYHHCTLLCSADRSVLSSVLKSTCPGIKSNATASVPAPVTNLFDQDPTLDPSTIMSAIASRYNKEFSLNSPVITIDPGVEAQMPGIQQMASELKQWDWVYGKTPKFSISTSLIVDKTNIGFNVDIRNGIVEKFVIDTPEQWLPQDIVNELCTTLTGIRFSPNEFAVAVAALIRTTLVVLTETCLPFKTASRDCSANNVAPTRWDGNLPCLHQKCPELTTDIITDWTEQ; this is encoded by the exons ATGAACGAGAGCTTTTTGTGGTTAATTATGATCTTAAGGACATTATCTGGTTTATCGGTGAGGGCTGGGCACTTCTCAGGACTGGTGCGACACCAGAGCACACTGCACTTACACTTCAATGAGACCGGAAATGTGGGACTGATTATCAAATCTTCTTCTGCTGATATATTTGAGAACCTGGCACTGGAGGACTGGATCCACGATCGAATCGACATGCAGAATCGGAGCATACTGCTGTTATGGAGAAATGCTTCAGCTGTGGTTATAGGGAGGCACCAGAACCCCTGGCAGGAGTGTAACCTTGGTCTGCTGAGGCGCATGGGCATCCCGGTGGCGAGGCGCAGGAGCGGAGGAGGCACTGTCTACCACGATATGGGCAACTTAAACATGACTTTCTTCACTTCTAAAAAGAAATATGATCGACATCGTAATCTAGGAGTTGTAACTGGAGCTTTGAAGGAGCTCAGACCTGATCTGGATGTCCGATCTACTGACAGATTTGACATTGTGCTTGACGGAGTGTACAAAATTTCCGGCACTGCAGCCAAATTGGGCAGAACTTCAGCATATCATCATTGCACCTTGTTATGTTCTGCAGATCGCTCTGTTCTCTCATCTGTCCTAAAAAGCACATGTCCTGGTATTAAAAGCAATGCCACAGCCAGCGTGCCAGCCCCTGTTACGAATCTTTTTGATCAGGACCCAACTCTAGATCCCAGTACCATCATGAGTGCCATTGCTTCACGCTACAATAAGGAGTTTAGTCTCAACAGCCCGGTCATTACAATAGACCCAGGCGTAGAAGCACAAATGCCTGGAATTCAACAAATGGCCTCCGAACTGAAACAGTGGGATTGGGTTTATGGGAAGACCCCCAAATTCAGCATCTCTACATCTCTAATAGTGGACAAAACCAACATTGGATTTAATGTAGACATTAGGAATGGAATAGTAGAAAAGTTTGTCATTGATACACCTGAACAGTGGCTGCCTCAGGACATTGTGAATGAGCTTTGCACCACCTTGACAGGCATCCGGTTCAGTCCGAATGAATTTGCAGTTGCTGTAGCTGCTTTAATCAGGACTACCCTG GttgttctgacggaaacctgtttaccctttaagactgcaagtcgagactgcagtgccaacaatgttgctcctactagatgggatggaaaCCTGCCGTgcttgcaccaaaaatgtccagaacttacaacggacattatcacagactggactgaacaataa